Proteins encoded in a region of the Bacteroidota bacterium genome:
- a CDS encoding family 20 glycosylhydrolase encodes MRKLVIGILLFAVAFGYAQNKGRSSDLMPLPAAISYGDGAYVLKKDFSISIEGYKSDRLIKYSNRILRRIDNKTGIFFDQGILNKENVSGNGDAVVKVKRKGKLEVGEDESYSLSITEKGVVIDAETDFGAQYALETLYQLVDSREGKYVLPLISINDSPRFAWRGIMFDVARHFMPIGDLKRNIDLMASVKMNVFHWHLSDDQGFRVELDSHPIHKKGSDGNYYTKAQIRDIVKYAGDRGIRVIPEIDVPGHGTAILTVLPQIASKDTSYTLERNAGIFKPVLDPTNPLTYEVLDDVIREMTELFPDKYFHIGGDETEGEDWLSNPKITSFMKEKNIDNPHGLQAYFNVKLYDILKKYGKEMMGWEEIQSEYIPKSALIHSWRGVNEGMKAGESLEKAVKGGYRAILSNGFYIDLMLPAKSHYNTKFVADDSDLTDEQKNMILGGEATMWSELITPLTLDSRVWPRAAAIAEKFWSPKEKTKDTDDMYRRLDIASNRLEMIGSQHIRNQDVIIRNISNNTNTEAIKVLVDVCEPLKIYTRNPGGTMYKSYSPFTKFADACVADAKGAREFDEAVKSFISEKNEENIRKLKDIFAIWESNHSKVEKSLSASPILNEIEQKSRNLSKLGRIGFRLIEEDKIPVKDIDNALKLIDEMSREEGGRTELVVTKSMNLFIKSFLR; translated from the coding sequence ATGAGAAAACTAGTAATCGGCATATTGCTTTTTGCTGTTGCATTTGGCTATGCTCAAAATAAAGGGCGTAGTAGTGATCTGATGCCCTTACCTGCGGCAATTAGTTATGGAGATGGAGCTTATGTATTGAAAAAAGATTTTTCCATAAGTATCGAAGGATATAAATCAGACAGGCTGATAAAATATTCGAACAGAATCCTCAGACGCATTGACAATAAAACTGGTATTTTCTTTGATCAGGGAATTCTTAATAAAGAAAATGTTTCAGGAAATGGGGATGCAGTTGTAAAAGTAAAAAGAAAAGGAAAACTAGAAGTTGGAGAAGATGAATCTTACTCTCTTTCAATTACCGAAAAAGGAGTTGTAATAGATGCAGAAACAGATTTTGGGGCTCAATATGCCTTAGAAACATTATATCAGCTTGTAGATAGCAGGGAAGGGAAATATGTATTACCTCTTATATCGATAAATGATTCTCCCCGTTTTGCATGGAGAGGTATTATGTTTGATGTAGCCCGCCATTTTATGCCCATTGGCGATTTGAAGCGTAATATAGATTTGATGGCATCTGTGAAAATGAATGTTTTTCACTGGCACCTTTCCGATGATCAGGGTTTTAGGGTAGAACTTGATTCACATCCTATACATAAAAAAGGTTCGGATGGTAATTACTATACTAAAGCTCAAATCAGAGATATAGTAAAGTACGCCGGAGACAGAGGTATAAGAGTTATCCCCGAAATAGATGTTCCGGGGCACGGAACAGCAATATTAACTGTATTGCCACAAATTGCAAGTAAGGATACAAGCTATACTCTTGAAAGGAATGCGGGGATTTTTAAACCGGTATTGGATCCGACAAATCCTCTTACCTACGAGGTATTGGACGATGTAATACGAGAAATGACGGAGTTGTTTCCCGATAAGTATTTTCACATTGGCGGAGATGAAACGGAAGGTGAAGATTGGTTGTCAAATCCAAAAATAACCTCCTTTATGAAGGAGAAAAATATAGATAATCCTCATGGGTTACAGGCCTATTTTAATGTTAAACTTTATGATATTTTAAAGAAATACGGTAAGGAAATGATGGGATGGGAGGAAATACAATCAGAATATATCCCAAAAAGCGCACTTATACACTCATGGCGGGGAGTTAATGAAGGTATGAAGGCCGGAGAATCATTAGAGAAAGCTGTTAAAGGCGGTTATCGCGCAATTCTGTCAAATGGCTTTTATATTGATTTGATGCTGCCTGCAAAATCACATTATAACACGAAGTTTGTAGCTGATGATTCTGATCTGACCGATGAGCAGAAAAATATGATTCTCGGGGGAGAGGCCACTATGTGGAGCGAATTAATTACCCCCCTTACCCTTGATTCAAGAGTTTGGCCCAGAGCAGCTGCAATAGCCGAAAAATTTTGGTCGCCTAAGGAAAAAACAAAGGATACTGATGATATGTACCGCCGATTGGACATAGCATCAAACAGACTAGAGATGATAGGTTCTCAGCATATAAGAAATCAGGATGTTATAATTAGAAATATTTCAAACAATACAAATACAGAAGCAATAAAAGTACTTGTTGATGTTTGTGAACCACTGAAAATATATACAAGAAACCCCGGAGGAACAATGTATAAGTCATATTCTCCCTTTACAAAATTTGCTGATGCCTGTGTGGCCGACGCAAAAGGAGCCAGAGAATTTGATGAAGCTGTGAAGAGTTTTATTTCAGAAAAGAATGAAGAAAATATCAGGAAGCTAAAGGATATTTTTGCGATTTGGGAATCGAATCATTCTAAGGTTGAAAAGAGTTTATCAGCTTCTCCAATACTTAATGAAATAGAACAAAAATCCAGGAATCTGAGTAAACTCGGAAGAATTGGATTTAGACTAATCGAGGAAGATAAAATTCCGGTAAAAGATATTGATAATGCTCTGAAGCTGATAGATGAA
- a CDS encoding SusC/RagA family TonB-linked outer membrane protein, with amino-acid sequence MKRTLQLIAFLMFSMTAVSWAQNVTGTVSDASDGTTLPGVNVVAKGTSVGVTTDFDGNYEIEMPEGATILEFSFMGYVTQAVDISGKTNVDVALQVDAKSLDEVVVTALGIEKKAKGLTYSTQQVNGDELTRTKDANMMNTLAGKTAGVQITRSSSGVGGSTKVTIRGNKSATGTNQPLYVIDGIPMINNSADQPSTTFGGSNDAGGRDAGDGISNLNPDDIKSMSVLKGPAAAALYGSQAANGVIVITTKKGVSGRTDVNFSSNLTFDNVITVPEFQNSYEGALGGSSWGAKTNNSGYNPEDFFQTGVTAINSLSVSKGGEKTQTYFSYANTSNKGVVENSGLNKHNFNIRATTKLSDKLTIDGNINALSQKMENRPVAGGMYFNPLTGLYKFARGNDISDYRNNYAVYSTDRNMPVQNWHSGLGDMDQNPWWLTNKYFSTDKRTRFITNLTLKYEFNEFLNIQARGNMDFISDRYENGAWATTAPALAGENGRYIHFTDRQTLLYSDVLLNFNKTWGDVGVVASVGTSINDYQQDALRQDSHPTGLNMANVFNMANITNPYVEETKLHTQEQSVFATAQVSYKDYLFFDVTARNDWSSSLAYTNSMESGFFYPSVGLTAVVSDMIKMPESVSMVKLRGALSSVGNDIPPYVSRKQRDIINGNLNNVLYQPFEDLKPEITNSLEFGGEFGMFDNRISLDLTWYKTNTINQFFQLPAPAGSGYSFYFVNAGNIENKGIEVILGITPVASEDFYWNTTFNYSSNKNTVLELHEDLPAFSFGNPGSNSYWMQMEEGGSYGDIYGIKFQRDDAGKIMFDNETGLPLKGTDFEYIGNPNPKFNIGWSNSFNFRNFNLNFLIDARIGGDVISITQAEIDLYGTSKASADARDKGYVMLEGTKVTDVQGFYETVGGRAGVTEYYSYSGTNIRLRELSFGYTLPKEVSKKTGFMKGASFSIVARNLFFLYNEAPFDPDASYSTGNGLQGVDVYGMPSTRSIGANLKVNF; translated from the coding sequence ATGAAAAGAACATTACAACTGATTGCATTTTTGATGTTTTCCATGACAGCAGTTTCATGGGCTCAGAATGTAACAGGTACAGTAAGCGATGCTTCTGATGGAACAACTTTGCCGGGGGTAAATGTTGTTGCAAAGGGAACCTCTGTAGGTGTAACTACAGATTTCGACGGGAATTATGAAATTGAAATGCCGGAAGGTGCTACAATTTTGGAATTCTCATTTATGGGTTATGTAACACAGGCTGTTGATATTTCGGGTAAGACGAATGTTGATGTTGCATTACAGGTAGATGCTAAATCTCTTGATGAGGTTGTTGTGACTGCTTTGGGGATTGAGAAAAAGGCAAAAGGACTTACGTATTCTACTCAACAGGTAAATGGCGACGAGCTAACAAGGACTAAAGATGCAAACATGATGAATACCTTGGCAGGAAAAACTGCAGGGGTTCAGATTACAAGATCATCTTCCGGTGTTGGCGGTTCAACAAAAGTTACTATTAGAGGTAACAAGTCTGCGACCGGAACAAACCAACCTTTATATGTTATAGATGGTATACCGATGATAAACAATTCTGCTGATCAGCCTTCTACTACTTTTGGAGGATCAAACGATGCAGGAGGAAGGGATGCAGGTGATGGTATCTCGAACCTTAATCCTGATGATATTAAAAGCATGAGTGTTTTGAAAGGGCCTGCAGCTGCGGCACTTTATGGATCACAGGCAGCAAATGGAGTTATCGTTATCACTACAAAAAAAGGAGTAAGCGGTAGAACTGATGTAAACTTTTCATCAAACCTTACTTTTGATAATGTAATAACTGTACCTGAATTTCAAAACTCATACGAAGGTGCTTTAGGAGGAAGCAGTTGGGGAGCAAAAACAAATAATTCCGGTTATAATCCGGAAGATTTTTTCCAAACTGGTGTTACTGCCATAAACTCTTTGTCAGTTTCGAAAGGTGGAGAAAAAACACAAACTTACTTCTCTTATGCTAATACAAGTAACAAGGGAGTAGTTGAAAATAGCGGATTAAACAAGCATAATTTTAACATTAGAGCAACAACTAAGTTGTCAGATAAGTTAACAATCGATGGAAATATTAATGCTCTTTCCCAGAAAATGGAAAACCGTCCTGTAGCAGGAGGAATGTACTTTAACCCTCTAACAGGTCTGTATAAATTTGCAAGAGGGAATGATATTTCTGATTACAGAAATAATTATGCTGTTTATAGTACAGATAGAAATATGCCTGTTCAGAACTGGCATTCAGGCTTAGGAGATATGGATCAAAATCCATGGTGGTTAACAAATAAATATTTTTCTACAGATAAGAGAACACGTTTTATAACAAACCTTACTCTGAAGTATGAATTTAACGAGTTTTTAAATATTCAGGCACGTGGAAATATGGATTTTATTTCCGACAGATATGAAAATGGTGCCTGGGCAACTACAGCTCCAGCATTAGCGGGTGAAAATGGAAGATATATACATTTTACCGATCGTCAAACATTACTATATTCTGATGTTTTATTAAACTTTAACAAGACATGGGGCGACGTTGGAGTTGTTGCTTCTGTTGGAACAAGTATCAATGATTATCAGCAGGACGCATTGCGTCAGGATTCACATCCAACTGGTTTGAACATGGCAAATGTGTTTAACATGGCGAATATAACTAACCCTTATGTTGAGGAGACAAAACTTCATACTCAGGAACAATCAGTTTTTGCAACAGCTCAGGTATCTTATAAAGATTATTTGTTCTTTGATGTTACTGCACGTAACGACTGGTCTTCATCTTTGGCATATACAAACAGTATGGAAAGTGGTTTCTTTTACCCATCTGTTGGTTTAACGGCCGTTGTGAGTGATATGATCAAAATGCCGGAATCTGTTTCAATGGTAAAACTTAGAGGAGCATTAAGTTCAGTAGGTAATGATATTCCACCATACGTAAGTAGAAAACAACGAGATATTATCAACGGGAATTTAAATAACGTTCTATACCAGCCATTCGAAGATCTTAAACCTGAAATTACAAATTCACTGGAATTTGGAGGGGAATTTGGCATGTTTGACAACAGAATTAGTTTAGATCTTACATGGTATAAAACAAATACTATTAATCAGTTCTTCCAATTACCGGCGCCTGCAGGATCGGGTTATTCATTCTATTTTGTAAATGCCGGAAATATAGAGAACAAGGGGATAGAAGTTATACTTGGAATCACACCGGTAGCTTCTGAAGATTTTTATTGGAATACTACTTTCAACTATTCTTCAAACAAAAACACAGTACTTGAACTTCATGAAGACCTTCCGGCATTTTCTTTTGGAAACCCGGGAAGTAACTCATATTGGATGCAGATGGAAGAGGGAGGATCGTATGGCGATATTTACGGTATTAAGTTTCAAAGAGACGATGCCGGAAAAATTATGTTCGACAATGAAACCGGTTTACCTTTAAAAGGAACTGATTTCGAATATATCGGGAATCCAAATCCTAAATTTAATATTGGATGGAGTAATTCATTTAACTTCAGAAACTTTAATCTCAACTTCTTAATTGATGCAAGAATAGGAGGAGATGTAATCTCAATAACACAGGCTGAAATAGACTTATATGGAACCTCAAAGGCTTCAGCCGATGCCAGAGATAAAGGTTATGTAATGTTGGAAGGAACAAAAGTAACGGATGTTCAGGGATTCTATGAAACAGTTGGTGGCCGTGCCGGTGTAACTGAGTATTATTCTTATTCGGGAACAAATATCAGACTTAGAGAATTGTCTTTTGGATATACGCTTCCTAAAGAAGTTAGCAAAAAAACAGGGTTTATGAAGGGAGCAAGTTTTTCAATTGTTGCCAGAAACTTATTCTTCCTATACAATGAAGCACCATTCGATCCTGATGCAAGTTACTCAACAGGTAATGGTTTACAAGGTGTTGATGTTTATGGGATGCCGAGTACAAGAAGCATAGGAGCTAATCTTAAAGTTAACTTCTAA
- a CDS encoding RagB/SusD family nutrient uptake outer membrane protein yields MKKILKNKLSILIVGTATLMSSCTKNFEEYNTDYSGVTEEQAQFDYNHIGGYFPQMQQMIYSNYNWGWGTNWPFQIMQNLNADIFSGYMMTPTPFAGNINNTNYALVDGWNASAWDYTYWFMMPALKSVEDLTDNDKYLHFNAVAKVLKVLALSRVSAQYGPVIYTHYGESATGGEYDSEPELYNAFFSDLDMADETLKSFVAANPDAKPFARFDNFFGGDYDLWAKFANSLRLRLAMRISKVSPALAQEQAEKAIANGVFTEGEIAQVIAPGYTHPLAAISGSWGDIAMSAEMESILTGYNDPRISKFFANVTDETITNEYKGIRQGIEIDAKGTYGGHSLVNFSPTEPVVLMTSAEVFFLRAEGALNGWNMEGTASSLYESGVNESFSQWGLDASDYLESDLMPAEYVDVKNSTNSVASDSEYMNKVSPKWDDATDDDIKLQKIITQKWIAMFPEGNEAWTEYRRTGYPVLFPLVINNSQGVIDSDNGIKRLNFSVTEKTNNPDGYNEAVNKLGGPDNGATALWWDVD; encoded by the coding sequence ATGAAGAAAATATTAAAAAATAAATTGAGTATTCTTATTGTTGGCACAGCTACTTTAATGTCGTCGTGTACAAAGAATTTCGAAGAATACAATACAGATTATTCCGGAGTAACCGAAGAGCAGGCTCAATTCGATTACAATCATATTGGGGGATACTTTCCTCAAATGCAACAAATGATTTACAGTAATTATAACTGGGGCTGGGGTACCAACTGGCCTTTTCAAATAATGCAAAATTTAAATGCCGATATTTTTTCGGGATACATGATGACGCCAACTCCTTTTGCCGGGAATATTAATAATACAAACTATGCATTAGTCGATGGGTGGAATGCATCAGCCTGGGATTATACATATTGGTTTATGATGCCCGCATTAAAGTCTGTTGAAGATCTTACAGACAATGATAAGTATTTGCATTTTAATGCCGTGGCAAAAGTGCTAAAAGTTCTTGCTCTTTCAAGGGTTTCTGCTCAGTATGGTCCGGTTATTTATACTCATTATGGGGAAAGTGCTACCGGTGGTGAGTACGATTCAGAACCTGAATTATATAATGCCTTCTTTTCCGATTTAGATATGGCTGATGAAACGCTTAAAAGTTTTGTTGCCGCAAATCCTGATGCTAAACCATTTGCCAGATTTGATAATTTTTTTGGAGGAGATTATGATTTGTGGGCAAAATTTGCCAACTCATTACGATTACGTTTAGCAATGCGAATTTCTAAAGTCAGCCCGGCTCTTGCACAGGAACAAGCCGAGAAAGCGATTGCTAATGGAGTATTTACCGAAGGAGAGATTGCTCAGGTTATTGCTCCCGGTTATACTCATCCTTTAGCCGCAATTAGCGGGTCGTGGGGAGATATTGCAATGAGTGCTGAAATGGAATCAATTCTTACCGGATATAACGATCCTAGAATTTCCAAATTCTTTGCAAATGTTACTGATGAAACAATTACTAATGAATATAAAGGAATTCGTCAGGGTATTGAAATTGATGCTAAAGGAACTTATGGAGGACATTCTTTGGTGAACTTCTCACCTACCGAGCCGGTAGTACTTATGACATCGGCCGAGGTATTCTTTTTAAGAGCAGAAGGAGCTTTGAATGGTTGGAATATGGAAGGAACAGCATCCTCTTTATATGAATCAGGTGTTAATGAGTCATTTTCTCAATGGGGATTGGATGCATCAGATTATCTGGAAAGCGATCTAATGCCTGCAGAATATGTTGATGTGAAGAATTCAACAAATAGTGTTGCATCTGATTCTGAATATATGAATAAAGTTTCTCCGAAATGGGATGATGCGACTGATGATGATATTAAACTTCAGAAAATAATCACTCAAAAATGGATAGCAATGTTCCCCGAAGGAAATGAAGCATGGACTGAGTACCGAAGAACAGGTTATCCGGTTTTGTTCCCATTAGTCATTAATAATAGTCAGGGTGTGATTGATTCTGATAATGGAATTAAGAGATTGAATTTTTCTGTAACAGAGAAAACTAATAATCCTGATGGTTATAACGAAGCAGTTAATAAACTAGGAGGTCCCGACAATGGAGCAACAGCTCTATGGTGGGATGTTGACTAA